In Egicoccus sp. AB-alg6-2, a genomic segment contains:
- a CDS encoding DUF3151 family protein codes for MPELPMADRHETVLPLAPEAARQGLAEARAADADARLLATSRVVADHPTFVEGWAELAELGREPIERYAYARVGYHRGLDALRAAGWGGRGFVRWSQDTNRGFLVCLVRLRAAAAEIGETSEVERITGFLHELDPDWADTNVVA; via the coding sequence GTGCCCGAACTTCCCATGGCCGACCGGCACGAGACCGTGTTGCCCCTGGCGCCCGAGGCGGCGCGTCAAGGGCTGGCGGAGGCGCGCGCGGCCGACGCCGACGCGCGGCTGCTGGCCACGAGCCGGGTCGTCGCCGACCACCCCACCTTCGTCGAGGGCTGGGCGGAGCTGGCGGAGCTCGGACGCGAACCGATCGAGCGGTATGCCTACGCGCGCGTCGGCTACCACCGCGGGCTCGATGCGCTCCGTGCCGCTGGCTGGGGTGGACGCGGGTTCGTCCGCTGGTCGCAGGACACCAACCGCGGCTTCCTGGTCTGCCTGGTCCGCCTGCGCGCCGCCGCGGCCGAGATCGGCGAGACCAGCGAGGTCGAACGCATCACGGGGTTCCTGCACGAGCTCGATCCCGACTGGGCCGACACCAACGTCGTCGCCTGA
- the dnaG gene encoding DNA primase, with protein sequence MAGRILKDDIETLRRQADAVAVVGDYTTLKRAGTRYKGLCPFHNEKTPSFTVAPDGNFFHCFGCDESGDLYDFLMRIEGLEFPEAVEALARRTGFTLRYEEMSTRDRQAVGQRSRLVQVTAAALEFFTRTLYADAGEVARAYLKERGFGREDAQRFDLGFAPNEWERLAQALTRQGFRAEDLIETGLVVRNERGGLRDRFRGRLIFPVHDPGGDVIGFGGRILPGLDYGDFDPPKYLNSPETPLYKKTRVLYGVPQARADIVRTQQVLICEGYTDVMALHQAGFGNAVATCGTAVGVEHLRMVSRYAQKVVFAFDGDEAGVKAAERAWEAARTLGGDGGGADLDLRVLVLEDGRDPADLVRDMGVEGMRDAVAGATPVVPFVLRRRLAGADLGSEAGRTAALHEAIEIVGREPDLDLRREWARTEVAAGIGVAYEFVVRSAKRLGVELDAHEGVAPMGQARQGRGGSVGGVASLDRARVRRERDVLRTALQVPQWLPDEWFELAEDDFTHPVARQVFAAVQTAGGAGVELAAVLDAAPDDSLRGKIREIALEDEVVPIDADVAAWRVRSLLADRLQAEERTLKQRLQTLHHTSDREELMAVLGELRELEARRRALTSVSED encoded by the coding sequence GTGGCCGGGCGGATCCTCAAGGACGACATCGAGACCCTGCGCAGGCAGGCGGATGCCGTCGCGGTCGTCGGCGACTACACCACCCTCAAGCGCGCCGGTACCCGCTACAAGGGCCTGTGCCCGTTCCACAACGAGAAGACGCCCTCGTTCACCGTCGCGCCGGACGGCAACTTCTTCCACTGCTTCGGCTGCGACGAGTCCGGCGACCTCTACGACTTCCTGATGCGCATCGAGGGCCTGGAGTTCCCCGAGGCCGTCGAGGCCCTGGCACGGCGCACCGGTTTCACGCTCCGCTACGAGGAGATGTCCACGCGCGACCGACAAGCCGTCGGACAGCGCTCGCGGCTCGTGCAGGTGACCGCCGCGGCGCTGGAGTTCTTCACACGTACGCTCTACGCCGATGCCGGGGAGGTCGCACGCGCCTACCTCAAGGAACGCGGCTTCGGTCGCGAGGACGCGCAGCGGTTCGACCTCGGCTTCGCCCCGAACGAGTGGGAGCGCCTGGCGCAGGCGTTGACCAGGCAGGGTTTCCGCGCCGAGGACCTGATCGAGACCGGCCTGGTCGTCCGTAACGAGCGAGGTGGCCTGCGTGACCGTTTCCGCGGCCGCCTGATCTTCCCCGTCCACGACCCCGGCGGCGACGTCATCGGTTTCGGCGGGCGCATTCTCCCGGGGCTCGACTACGGCGACTTCGACCCGCCCAAGTACCTCAACTCGCCCGAGACCCCGCTGTACAAGAAGACCCGCGTCCTGTACGGCGTTCCGCAGGCGCGCGCCGACATCGTGCGGACCCAGCAGGTGCTGATCTGCGAGGGCTACACCGACGTCATGGCGCTGCACCAGGCCGGGTTCGGCAACGCGGTCGCCACCTGCGGCACGGCCGTCGGGGTCGAGCACCTGCGCATGGTGTCGCGCTACGCGCAGAAGGTCGTGTTCGCCTTCGACGGCGACGAGGCGGGGGTCAAGGCCGCCGAGCGGGCGTGGGAAGCCGCCCGGACCCTCGGTGGCGACGGCGGCGGCGCCGATCTCGACCTGCGGGTGCTGGTGCTCGAGGACGGACGCGACCCGGCCGACCTCGTGCGCGACATGGGCGTGGAGGGCATGCGGGACGCCGTCGCCGGCGCGACGCCCGTCGTGCCCTTCGTGCTGCGACGCCGTCTGGCCGGGGCCGACCTGGGGTCCGAGGCCGGTCGCACGGCCGCCCTGCACGAGGCGATCGAGATCGTGGGCCGCGAGCCCGACCTCGACCTGCGCCGCGAGTGGGCCCGCACCGAGGTGGCCGCCGGGATCGGCGTCGCCTACGAGTTCGTCGTGCGTTCGGCGAAACGCCTGGGGGTCGAACTCGATGCCCACGAGGGCGTGGCGCCGATGGGGCAGGCGCGGCAGGGGCGTGGTGGCAGCGTCGGCGGGGTGGCCTCGCTCGACCGGGCGAGGGTCCGTCGCGAGCGTGACGTCCTGCGGACGGCGCTCCAGGTACCGCAGTGGCTGCCCGACGAGTGGTTCGAGTTGGCCGAGGACGACTTCACCCATCCGGTGGCGCGCCAGGTGTTCGCCGCCGTCCAGACGGCTGGGGGCGCCGGCGTGGAGCTCGCCGCCGTCCTCGATGCGGCGCCCGACGACTCGTTGCGCGGCAAGATCCGCGAGATCGCGCTCGAGGACGAGGTGGTGCCCATCGACGCCGACGTCGCGGCATGGCGGGTCCGCTCGTTGCTCGCGGACCGGCTGCAGGCCGAGGAGCGCACCCTCAAGCAGCGGTTGCAGACGCTGCACCACACCAGCGACCGCGAGGAACTGATGGCGGTGCTCGGTGAACTCCGCGAACTCGAGGCGCGTCGGCGCGCGCTGACGTCGGTCAGCGAGGACTAG